One segment of Leptospiraceae bacterium DNA contains the following:
- a CDS encoding HipA N-terminal domain-containing protein, giving the protein MSRNGKVYYREIFAGLIFEDEDGYVFQYDSKYLANENNPQISFTMPKQKEAFHSKVLFPFFDGLIPEGWLLTITHNVWKIEKNDRFGILLSVCRDCIGAVSVIGEMK; this is encoded by the coding sequence ATGTCTAGAAATGGTAAAGTTTATTATAGAGAAATTTTTGCAGGTCTCATTTTTGAAGATGAAGATGGCTATGTTTTCCAATATGATTCAAAATATCTGGCTAATGAGAATAATCCACAGATTAGTTTTACAATGCCCAAACAGAAAGAAGCTTTTCATTCTAAGGTTTTATTTCCCTTTTTCGATGGATTGATACCCGAAGGCTGGCTTCTTACAATCACGCATAACGTTTGGAAGATAGAAAAAAATGATAGATTTGGAATTTTGCTTTCTGTATGTAGAGATTGCATTGGTGCGGTGAGTGTAATTGGGGAAATGAAATGA
- a CDS encoding HipA domain-containing protein, whose product MGYCLCCAKKSESDFHPRCAKLLFGDTKIPELSISINDIRTIAKKNVLARLSVTGVQSKISLELSDNDPKSSRLTIVGYKGDFILKPPSTDYSHLPENEHLTMLMAKQFSFGVAVSSLIRLKSGELCYLTKRFDRQKGIKLAQEDFCQLTERLTEDKYKGSYESIGRWIKKNTTSPGIDLVRFFEMVLFSFLTGNSDMHLKNFSIQTDMEGRIKLTPAYDLLSIRLFLPEDKEELALTLNGKKNKISALDWEAFANSISISSTVFKKTMQQIQNKISALQEIIKSYPFEKSFAKEYAKLLNYRSKRTMG is encoded by the coding sequence ATGGGATATTGTCTCTGTTGTGCAAAGAAAAGTGAATCCGATTTTCACCCGCGTTGTGCAAAATTACTATTTGGCGATACTAAGATTCCAGAATTATCCATTAGCATAAATGATATTCGCACAATTGCAAAAAAAAATGTATTGGCTCGACTATCCGTTACGGGAGTTCAATCCAAAATATCACTCGAACTATCGGATAATGATCCTAAATCATCTCGATTAACAATTGTAGGATATAAAGGGGACTTTATTCTAAAACCTCCCTCTACTGATTATTCTCATCTACCGGAAAATGAACATTTAACGATGCTCATGGCAAAACAGTTTTCTTTTGGAGTAGCGGTTTCTTCTCTTATCCGTTTAAAATCAGGTGAACTCTGCTATTTGACAAAAAGATTTGATAGGCAAAAAGGAATTAAGTTAGCCCAAGAAGATTTTTGCCAATTAACAGAAAGACTAACTGAGGACAAATACAAGGGCTCCTACGAAAGCATTGGACGTTGGATAAAAAAAAATACCACTTCGCCCGGCATTGATTTAGTGCGCTTCTTCGAGATGGTGTTATTTTCCTTTTTAACCGGAAATTCTGATATGCATTTAAAAAACTTCTCTATACAAACTGACATGGAAGGAAGAATTAAATTGACACCTGCCTATGATCTACTTTCTATCCGATTATTTTTGCCAGAGGATAAAGAAGAGTTAGCGCTAACTTTAAATGGAAAAAAAAATAAAATCTCCGCACTAGACTGGGAAGCATTCGCAAATTCAATTTCGATTTCGTCCACTGTATTTAAAAAAACAATGCAACAAATTCAAAACAAAATTTCTGCCTTACAGGAAATTATCAAATCCTATCCATTTGAAAAATCCTTTGCAAAAGAATATGCAAAGTTATTAAATTATCGAAGTAAGAGGACGATGGGATGA
- a CDS encoding helix-turn-helix transcriptional regulator has protein sequence MKEHSLSEFVKEERKKNALTQEDLSRMTGVGLRFIRDLEQGKSTLRLDKVNQVLLAFGSEMIPRPLRKI, from the coding sequence ATGAAAGAGCATAGTTTGTCAGAGTTTGTGAAAGAAGAGCGAAAAAAAAATGCGCTAACCCAAGAAGATTTATCACGTATGACAGGAGTTGGTCTTCGCTTTATTCGTGATCTCGAACAAGGAAAGTCAACGCTTCGCCTCGATAAAGTGAACCAAGTTTTACTAGCATTTGGCTCTGAGATGATTCCACGACCGCTGAGAAAAATATAA